CGCAATATCACAACTGGTAAAGGATTCCCAGGTTCGCCGATGCAGCCGCGTGCTGCAACATACAAAGTACCGATTTACGTTGCGGCACTGGCGTTAGGCACGGTGGAACTGTGTGGGGAACTGGCCGATGGCACGATGCTGTATCTGTTTCCCAAGAGCCGCATGCCCAAGATCCTCAATGCCTTGGAGCGTGGTGCGGCGAAAGGTGGACGTAAAGTATCTGACGTCGACATTACTACTGGGCTTCCATCCTGCATCAGTGACGATCTGAACGCTGCACGTGCAGCGGCGCGGAGCAATCTCACGTTTTACGGTAGTATGCCGTTTTATAACAAATTGTTTTACAATAGCGGATTCGTGCAAGAAGCTGCTGCATTGGCCAAAGGTGATGCGAACGGTGTATCCGACCGTATGGCTGAAGAAGTGTCGCTGGTTGGTCCACCTTCTCGCTGCCGTGAACAACTTGCTGCCTTCCGTGAGGCTGGCGTACAACTGCCGATCATTTCGCCGGTTGTGGTTGGCAATCAAACCTATGCACAAGCGGTGAGAAAGGCGATTGAGACGTTTGCGTAGAAGACAAGTCGAGATAGGTCTCGGACAAGTCAAGGCAAGTCACAAGAACGTCTAAAACAGGTCAAGACAAATCCGAGACCCTTCCGAGACGTGCCTTGACTAGTTTTGACTTATTTTCCGAGACTGGTCTTCGGCAGTTCCCACCGCTCTCCAATCGCCAATACTCGAATTGGATCAGGGCTTCCACCCGCGGCGGTGACGGCCCTGCGCAGCTCGTGCGGTGGTTCGTCAATGGGTTCATCCGTCAGTTTAAATGTTCCCCAGTGGCACGGGAGCATCCAGCGTGCCCCTAAATCGAGGAACGCCTGATACGCTTCAGCAGGGTTCAGATGCTGATAGCGCATGACCCAACGCGGTTCGTATGCACCGATAGGAAGCATAGCCACGTCGATTGGGCCAAAGCGCTTGCCGATTTCTTTGAAGCCGTGAAAATAGCCGGTATCGCCGGCAAAGAAATATGTCCGTTCGCCAGACGAAATCACCCACGCACACCACAGCGTTGCGTTCTGACCATGCTCTATACGTTGTGACCAGTGTTGCGAGGGAACACAAGTGACTTTCCAGCGCCCGTGCTGAGCAGTTTGCCACCAGTTCAGTTCGACCGCATTTTGCGGACCACGGTTGCGTATCCATTGGCCTAATCCCATCGGCACAAACCAGGTGACCGTGTTTGGCAACGTTTGGACAGTGTAAGCGTCGAGATGATCGTAATGGTTATGCGAACCCACTGCGAATGCAGAACCGGGGATTGAAGAGATTGGTACCCCAGGCGGGTGATAGCGCTTCGGGAGCAGGGCGCGGGTGTTGAATTGTGGGTCAGTAAGAAAAACGTCGTCGTCATCATGGACGACAAACGTGGAGTGCCCGACCCAAGTGACAGAAGCAGAATTCTCACGCGTGGCAAACGACACGCCGCTGTTTGCTATACGCGGTATATCAAGGGGAACCCGCCGTTCTCCAGTATACGAACTTCGCGAGGTCCACCAGCGGAAGATTGTTGCCCAGCTCTTTTGCTGAGGGTTCCACGGATTAAACCACGCTCCTGGCTCGCCATGGGGGGCATACAACGAGGCGACGTCAGTGGAGAGCGGTGTCAGTGGGCGATCAGCCGGAACTGCACACGCTGTGATAATGAGGCAGAGGGCCAAGAGGGCGAAACGGGGAAATGAGTAGATTTCACGATAGTGAAGAATTAAGAGTGAAGAGTGAAGAGTATAAAAACCCCACAGGTGAGGAACGAAAAAGCAAATATGAGGAATACGAATAAGGGAGTTCTTTTTGCATTTTTAATTTTTCATTATCTTAAGGTGATCCCATGCCCTGAAAGAAATCCGTGATGAGTAGAATGACCGTGTGGGAAAAAGATACCGGTATTTCGCCGTCGAGTTCCAGGAAAGAAATGCGAGTGAGGTACTAACCGTCCTCGGCGAAAACCATACGAGTAGTGAGAGAAATACGGTCTCCCCCAGTGCCACGAGTATGGGGAGATCACGCCATAATACGGAAAGTGAGACGGTTCACGCTCGACGTAACGAACAATCGGCTCTGCAGGCTGCTGCTGAATAATAATCGTTTGTGGCGGTGGTGGTTGGCGAACTGCTTGCAACGTGGTCTTCAGAATTTCGTTGGTCATTTCCAACTGACGCTCGGCTACCAGAAGTCCGCGTTCGACACCACGTTCATAGGCAGTGGTCGACTCTGCGAGTGGTGGAGCAGAAGAGGGTGGCGTTGCGCGCTCAGGTGAGCTCTCAGGTGTAACCTTTCCTGCAAGCTTTGAGGTGAATTGCTTCGCCGAAGGCCGGTGCGTTTCCGGAACTTCCTCTGGATCATTACTGAAGTGCAACGCTCCACCTTCGCCTTTCCAAGAAAAGACCGTGGCGTGCGCAGCAGAGGATGAGCAACATAGGAATGCGGTGACAAGCAGTGCAGCCGGTGACAAGCAGGAAGTCATGTTCATCATACCAACACCTCATTAGGTCCTGCCTATGGTAAGCGAAAGCTATCGACAGTCAACTTCACCCTTCCTGATTGCAGATTCCTGAGAGATACGCCACAATTCGCCTGCCCCCTCCGTCGGGGGGCAATCGACCATTCGCAATTCATACTCAGAGGGAGGGATGATGGCGCAAGAAAGCAACGGCAAAAAGAAACTCCTCACAGGTGTCAAAGTCATTGATTTCACCCAATACCTGGCTGGTCCGTCAGCGACGCGCATCCTCGCCGATTTAGGAGCTGACGTCGTCAAAATCGAACGTGCCCCGGATGGGGATCTTGGGCGCAAGATTCACATCGTTGATCCGGGGATTAGTGCATTTTTTATTGCTGCGAGCGCTGGAAAAAAGAGTATCGGTGTTGATTTCCAACATCCCAAGGCTTTGGAGATTGTGCGTGATCTGGTCCGCCAGTGTGATGTCGCTGTCGAGAATTATAGCCCCGGTGTCATGGCGAAATACGGACTCGATTATGAATCGCTGAAAAAAGTGAACCCTCATCTGATCATGTGTTCGGTGTCAGGCTATGGGCAAGATGGACCGTATGCCAAGTTCACCAGCTTCGACATCATCGCCCAGGCACAAAGTGGTGTGATGGCGATGACCGGCGAGCCGGATGGTCCACCAGAGTACGTGGGCAACTACTTCGGTGATCCGAATGCTGGGATTCATGGCGCGTTAGCAATTTGCGCAGCGTTGTTCTCCCGTACGATGACTGGCGAGGGTCAGTATATCGACATCTCGCAACTTGAGTCATTGCTGTATCTCGATTACAT
The genomic region above belongs to Deltaproteobacteria bacterium and contains:
- a CDS encoding CoA transferase, whose product is MMAQESNGKKKLLTGVKVIDFTQYLAGPSATRILADLGADVVKIERAPDGDLGRKIHIVDPGISAFFIAASAGKKSIGVDFQHPKALEIVRDLVRQCDVAVENYSPGVMAKYGLDYESLKKVNPHLIMCSVSGYGQDGPYAKFTSFDIIAQAQSGVMAMTGEPDGPPEYVGNYFGDPNAGIHGALAICAALFSRTMTGEGQYIDISQLESLLYLDYINVPLYMMSGGAIRPHRFGADFPTICPYGVYKAKKGYLAFAVAEHQWPPLVKAMGMAELATDPRYETQRARCARRPEVRKYIEDWLQTFPDDETPLKILREARIPIAPVLDIPDAVAHPQLAARELFQTLPHPILGSTPVAKSPFHISNAPVEIPFRAPLFGEHNEEVLQNRLGYTPEQIAALYREGILVRESKVQELRKAGKL
- a CDS encoding LLM class flavin-dependent oxidoreductase — translated: MARLGIVIANFSGLSFAELQQLTREAESAGFEAVFSPEFMNDALANCQLMAQATSKVKVGTWIANIYLRHPALCAQTAVAIDDASRGRLILGLGVSHRPIVEGILQEKMEKPRDFLRTYMNVVRNITTGKGFPGSPMQPRAATYKVPIYVAALALGTVELCGELADGTMLYLFPKSRMPKILNALERGAAKGGRKVSDVDITTGLPSCISDDLNAARAAARSNLTFYGSMPFYNKLFYNSGFVQEAAALAKGDANGVSDRMAEEVSLVGPPSRCREQLAAFREAGVQLPIISPVVVGNQTYAQAVRKAIETFA
- a CDS encoding DUF4124 domain-containing protein → MMNMTSCLSPAALLVTAFLCCSSSAAHATVFSWKGEGGALHFSNDPEEVPETHRPSAKQFTSKLAGKVTPESSPERATPPSSAPPLAESTTAYERGVERGLLVAERQLEMTNEILKTTLQAVRQPPPPQTIIIQQQPAEPIVRYVEREPSHFPYYGVISPYSWHWGRPYFSHYSYGFRRGRLVPHSHFFPGTRRRNTGIFFPHGHSTHHGFLSGHGITLR